One segment of Erigeron canadensis isolate Cc75 chromosome 2, C_canadensis_v1, whole genome shotgun sequence DNA contains the following:
- the LOC122588454 gene encoding probable galacturonosyltransferase-like 10, which yields MLRYQAGGVVFVLIIISSFLVSTNAIRLVHETHVVKEDVKVSKIEESSNNVELYNEAPEYRNGAQCGVLGENTNYGPFVIHVAMTLDFNYLRGSVAAVHSILKHTSCPENLYFHFIASESKSPSPKELTKVIKTIFPSLDFKVYGFDDSLVKNLISSSIREALEDPLNYVRTYLADIIDSSVTRVIYLDSDIILVDDIQKLWSVSLTGSKGIGAPVYCHANFTKYFTDRFWYDSSLSSVFEGKKPCYFNTGVMVMDLAKWRKEDYRGRIEKWMEIQKEERIYELGSLPPFLLVFGGDVAEIDHRWNQHGLGGNNRVHSCRSLHPGPISLLHWSGKGKPWARLDAGDPCPVDELWSPYDLYRHSKEQLR from the coding sequence ATGCTTCGATATCAAGCTGGGGGTGTTGTTTTTGTGCTGATCATTATTTCTTCGTTTCTTGTATCGACAAATGCGATTCGTTTAGTTCATGAAACACATGTAGTAAAAGAAGATGTGAAAGTTTCCAAGATTGAAGAAAGTAGTAATAATGTGGAATTATACAATGAAGCACCAGAGTATAGAAATGGTGCTCAATGTGGAGTATTGGGTGAAAATACAAATTATGGGCCATTTGTTATACATGTAGCCATGACTCTTGATTTTAACTACTTAAGAGGATCAGTAGCTGCTGTTCATTCCATACTTAAACATACTTCTTGTCCTGAAAACCTATACTTTCACTTCATTGCATCCGAATCGAAATCGCCTAGCCCGAAAGAATTGACAAAAGTCATCAAAACCATATTTCCATCTTTGGATTTCAAGGTTTATGGGTTTGATGATAGCTTAGTCAAGAATTTGATATCGTCTTCGATTCGTGAAGCACTTGAAGACCCTTTGAATTATGTCAGGACTTACTTGGCTGATATAATTGATTCGAGTGTAACCCGGGTGATTTATTTGGATTCGGATATTATACTTGTTGATGATATACAGAAGCTCTGGTCCGTTTCATTGACTGGGTCGAAAGGAATTGGAGCTCCTGTTTATTGTCACGCGAATTTCACGAAGTATTTTACTGATAGATTTTGGTATGATTCGAGTTTGTCGAGTGTTTTTGAAGGAAAGAAGCCTTGTTACTTTAATACAGGGGTAATGGTGATGGATTTGGCGAAGTGGAGGAAGGAAGATTATAGGGGAAGAATTGAGAAATGGATGGAGATTCAAAAGGAGGAGAGGATATACGAGTTGGGTTCGTTGCCGCCGTTTTTGTTGGTGTTTGGTGGTGATGTGGCGGAGATCGATCATAGATGGAACCAACACGGGCTAGGTGGGAACAACAGGGTTCACAGTTGTCGGTCACTACATCCTGGTCCGATAAGTTTGTTGCATTGGAGTGGGAAAGGGAAACCGTGGGCGAGGCTAGATGCGGGTGATCCGTGTCCAGTTGATGAGCTATGGTCGCCTTATGATCTTTATAGACACTCTAAAGAACAACTTAGATGA
- the LOC122588455 gene encoding uncharacterized protein LOC122588455 isoform X1, translated as MTLLSKLLLFHQLTNLPINHHNKPPPSPSLPFLSATLHNRRCHSTALNCRTSGGDDFLSTNSFYREFSVIANMLKKIEPLDTSVISNGVSDSVINAMKQMIAAMLGLIPFEELSVTVTVSKRHLVRLLASSVITGYTLWNADYRIRLLRNFEKNSADTSNRMNSGGCDDALEVRIGKNSKACFEELERLKLQCCLDDLSNDAVNYIQKLELELSTATKELHTQKQETMRIVYTRESSNDLLKYLRSLDSDMVNELSRPSSSEVKEVLQQLVHCTSRKVFKEDITTRSMGDSEVRVQENYQNGNVIFCETQDYLGKLLFWCMLLGHQLRCLENRLYLSCAAGF; from the exons ATGACATTATTATCCAAACTTTTGCTATTTCATCAACTGACCAACCTCCCAATCAACCACCACAAtaaaccaccaccatctcccTCACTCCCTTTCCTTTCCGCCACTTTACACAACCGCCGTTGTCATTCCACCGCCTTAAACTGCCGTACCTCCGGTGGCGACGATTTTCTATCAACTAATTCATTCTACCGTGAATTCTCCGTCATAGCtaacatgttaaaaaaaattgaaccgTTAGATACTTCTGTTATATCTAACGGCGTTTCTGATTCCGTTATTAACGCAATGAAACAAATGATAGCAGCTATGTTAGGCTTGATTCCTTTTGAAGAACTTTCCGTTACTGTTACGGTTTCGAAACGTCATCTTGTTCGTTTATTAGCTTCTTCTGTTATCACAGG GTATACTTTATGGAATGCTGATTATAGGATTAGGTTACTTAGAAACTTTGAAAAAAATTCAGCCGATACGTCGAATAGGATGAATTCCGGTGGTTGTGATGATGCGTTAGAGGTTCGGATTGGCAAGAATAGCAAAGCGTGTTTTGAAGAGTTGGAGAGATTGAAATTGCAATGTTGTTTGGATGATTTGTCTAATGACGCTGTAAATTATATTCAAAAGTTGGAATTGGAGTTATCTACGGCCACGAAG GAGCTGCATACTCAAAAGCAAGAAACTATGCGGATTGTATATACAAGAGAAAGTAGTAATGATCTCTTAAAGTACTTGCGCTCACTGGATTCAGACATG GTAAATGAGCTATCAAGACCGTCATCTTCAGAGGTAAAGGAAGTTCTACAGCAACTTGTACATTGTACATCAAGAAAAGTATTTAAAGAAGACATAACCACTAGGTCAATGGGGGATTCAGAAGTAAGAGTTCAAGAAAATTACCAAAATGGCAATGTTATCTTCTGTGAAACACAGGATTATCTTGGGAAACTACTTTTCTG GTGTATGCTACTAGGTCATCAATTGAGATGTTTGGAGAACAGGCTGTACCTGAGTTGTGCAGCTGGCTTCTAG
- the LOC122588455 gene encoding uncharacterized protein LOC122588455 isoform X2 encodes MTLLSKLLLFHQLTNLPINHHNKPPPSPSLPFLSATLHNRRCHSTALNCRTSGGDDFLSTNSFYREFSVIANMLKKIEPLDTSVISNGVSDSVINAMKQMIAAMLGLIPFEELSVTVTVSKRHLVRLLASSVITGYTLWNADYRIRLLRNFEKNSADTSNRMNSGGCDDALEVRIGKNSKACFEELERLKLQCCLDDLSNDAVNYIQKLELELSTATKELHTQKQETMRIVYTRESSNDLLKYLRSLDSDMVNELSRPSSSEVNGGFRSKSSRKLPKWQCYLL; translated from the exons ATGACATTATTATCCAAACTTTTGCTATTTCATCAACTGACCAACCTCCCAATCAACCACCACAAtaaaccaccaccatctcccTCACTCCCTTTCCTTTCCGCCACTTTACACAACCGCCGTTGTCATTCCACCGCCTTAAACTGCCGTACCTCCGGTGGCGACGATTTTCTATCAACTAATTCATTCTACCGTGAATTCTCCGTCATAGCtaacatgttaaaaaaaattgaaccgTTAGATACTTCTGTTATATCTAACGGCGTTTCTGATTCCGTTATTAACGCAATGAAACAAATGATAGCAGCTATGTTAGGCTTGATTCCTTTTGAAGAACTTTCCGTTACTGTTACGGTTTCGAAACGTCATCTTGTTCGTTTATTAGCTTCTTCTGTTATCACAGG GTATACTTTATGGAATGCTGATTATAGGATTAGGTTACTTAGAAACTTTGAAAAAAATTCAGCCGATACGTCGAATAGGATGAATTCCGGTGGTTGTGATGATGCGTTAGAGGTTCGGATTGGCAAGAATAGCAAAGCGTGTTTTGAAGAGTTGGAGAGATTGAAATTGCAATGTTGTTTGGATGATTTGTCTAATGACGCTGTAAATTATATTCAAAAGTTGGAATTGGAGTTATCTACGGCCACGAAG GAGCTGCATACTCAAAAGCAAGAAACTATGCGGATTGTATATACAAGAGAAAGTAGTAATGATCTCTTAAAGTACTTGCGCTCACTGGATTCAGACATG GTAAATGAGCTATCAAGACCGTCATCTTCAGAG GTCAATGGGGGATTCAGAAGTAAGAGTTCAAGAAAATTACCAAAATGGCAATGTTATCTTCTGTGA
- the LOC122588458 gene encoding uncharacterized protein LOC122588458, which produces MSSSSALKRWLRPEVYPLFAALGVAVGICGMQLVRNISGNPEVRVTKENRAAGILDNFAEGERYAEHPLRKFVRNKSPEIMPNINSFFTDPK; this is translated from the exons ATGTCTTCTTCATCAGCACTTAAGCGCTGGTTAAGGCCCGAG GTTTATCCTCTGTTTGCTGCTCTTGGCGTTGCCGTCGGAATCTGCGGCATGCAGTTGGTCCGAAATATCAGCGGCAATCCTGAAGTCAg AGTGACCAAGGAAAATAGAGCTGCTGGTATACTGGACAACTTTGCTGAAGGGGAGAGATATGCTGAGCATCCTCTAAGGAAATTTGTTCGCAACAAGAGTCCCGAGATCATGCCAAACATCAATTCCTTCTTTACAGACCCAAAATAA
- the LOC122588453 gene encoding mannose-1-phosphate guanyltransferase alpha-like: protein MKTTSDDKVVSVIMVGGPTKGTRFRPLSFNTPKPLFPLAGQPMVHHPISACKSIPNLARIFLIGFHEEREFALYVSSISSELNIPVRYLKEDKPHGSAGGLYYFRDLIMEDNPSHIFLLNCDVCCSFPLPEMLDAHRRYGGMGTLLVIKVSAESASEFGELVADPDTKELLHYTEKPETFVSDLINCGVYIFTPEIFNVIQDIRTNREDRANLHNLSSFEALRLTKTPAKDFVRLDQDILSPLAGKKQLYTYETMDFWEQIKTPAMSLKCSALYLAQFRYKTPGLLACGDGTKSPTVVGDVYIHPSAKVHPTAKIGPNVSISANVRIAAGVRLMSCIILDDAEIQENAFVMYAIIGWKSSLGKWSRVQGDGDYNSKLGITILGEAVTVEDEVVVVNSIVLPNKILNISVQEEIIL, encoded by the exons ATGAAAACAACCTCAGATGACAAAGTTGTCTCCGTCATCATGGTCGGTGGTCCAACCAAAG GTACTCGATTTCGGCCACTTTCTTTCAATACTCCAAAACCTCTTTTTCCTTTAGCTGGTCAGCCCATGGTTCATCATCCTATTTCTGCTTGTAAATCG ATCCCTAATTTGGCAAGGATTTTCTTAATTGGATTTCATGAAGAAAGGGAATTTGCATTATATGTTTCATCGATTTCCAGTGAACTTAATATCCCAGTCAG gTATTTAAAAGAAGACAAACCTCATGGATCAGCTGGTGGTCTTTATTACTTTAGAGATCTGATTATGGAGGACAACCCG TCACATATCTTTTTGTTAAACTGTGATGTGTGTTGCAGCTTTCCGCTACCAGAAATGCTTG ATGCTCATAGAAGGTATGGTGGTATGGGAACCTTATTAGTTATAAAG GTTTCTGCTGAGTCTGCCAGTGAATTTGGTGAATTGGTTGCTGATCCAGATACCAAGGAGCTTTTGCATTACACCGAGAAACCTGAAACTTTT GTAAGTGATCTCATAAACTGCGGTGTTTACATTTTCACCCCGGAAATATTCAATGTCATTCAGGATATACGTACAAACCGTGAAGACAGAG CTAACCTGCACAATTTATCCAGCTTTGAGGCCCTTCGGTTAACAAA GACACCTGCTAAGGATTTTGTTCGATTGGATCAAGATATCTTGTCACCTCTTGCTGGAAAGAAGCAATTATACACTTATGAGACGATGGATTTCTGGGAACAGATTAAAACTCCAGC AATGTCATTGAAATGCTCTGCTCTGTATCTTGCCCAATTCCGATACAAAACTCCTGGTCTCTTGGCTTGTGGCGATGGAACCAAGAGCCCGACAGTCGTTGGTGATGTTTATATTCATCCATCAGCTAAAGTACATCCAACTGCAAAG ATTGGTCCAAACGTTTCCATCTCAGCCAATGTTCGAATTGCTGCAGGCGTGAGGCTGATGAGTTGTATTATCTTAGATGATGCTGAAATACAG GAAAATGCATTTGTGATGTACGCAATCATTGGCTGGAAGTCATCTTTAGGGAAATGGTCCCGTGTTCAG GGTGATGGAGATTACAATTCAAAACTAGGAATAACCATTCTTG GAGAAGCAGTGACAGTTGAAGATGAAGTTGTTGTGGTTAACAGCATTGTTCTTCCAAACAAAATTCTCAATATTAGCGTACAGGAGGAAATCATCCTCTAG